In a genomic window of Gossypium arboreum isolate Shixiya-1 chromosome 7, ASM2569848v2, whole genome shotgun sequence:
- the LOC108478568 gene encoding putative receptor like protein 25, which yields MKVVDIGKVRYLEVDISFEAAEKSWVRDFSYSMTMTKAGVETTYERIQDFLVAIDLSSNKFDGCIPEDIQILKALQFLNLSNNFLSSPIPSSLANLSSLQALDLSRNKLSGEIPEELVQLTFFGFFNVSHNQLTGPISHGKQFGTFGNNTFEGNLGLYGNPLSKKCYPEGLSPPPPSLSKKDDSEDSWLQFGWKAIMFGYGSGVVNGLVLGYLFNPMKYKLFVKYFGRKMQNGRRGRMN from the coding sequence ATGAAAGTTGTTGATATTGGCAAGGTAAGGTACTTGGAGGTAGACATTAGTTTTGAAGCGGCAGAAAAAAGTTGGGTTCGTGACTTTTCCTACTCAATGACAATGACAAAGGCAGGCGTAGAAACAACATACGAGAGGATTCAAGATTTCTTGGTAGCCATTGATCTGTCAAGCAATAAATTTGATGGCTGCATTCCAGAAGACATTCAAATTCTAAAGGCACTTCAGTTCCTCAACCTTTCCAACAATTTTCTTTCAAGTCCAATTCCATCATCATTGGCAAACCTCTCAAGCCTCCAAGCTTTGGACCTTTCTCGAAACAAGCTCTCCGGGGAGATCCCTGAAGAACTGGTGCAACTCACTTTCTTTGGATTTTTTAATGTCTCTCATAATCAGCTGACCGGACCCATATCGCATGGCAAACAATTTGGTACGTTCGGAAACAACACATTTGAGGGCAACCTAGGATTATATGGAAATCCATTGTCAAAGAAATGCTATCCCGAAGGCTTATCACCACCGCCGCCGTCATTGTCAAAGAAAGATGATAGTGAAGATTCATGGCTTCAATTTGGGTGGAAAGCAATCATGTTCGGATATGGAAGTGGGGTAGTGAATGGACTAGTTCTCGGTTACCTCTTCAACCCGATGAAATATAAGTTGTTTGTCAAGTATTTTGGAAGAAAGATGCAGAATGGGAGGAGGGGTAGGATGAATTAA